In Miscanthus floridulus cultivar M001 chromosome 8, ASM1932011v1, whole genome shotgun sequence, the sequence GCCAAGATCCACCTTCTAGCCTCACAAGGGGCGCTGAACCTTGTATTTGTCGCAAGAGCGAGCACCTAGAAACTCCACCAGAATGCATCGATGATGCTAAACAAGCATCAGCCGCCGGCATGTGAGAAGAAAAGGAGAGGAAGAGCGATCCGCCAAAGTTGACCGCATGATTATTTGTTTGTTGCCAATACTgtcagcaacacaaacaaggaatccACCAAAAGGGATGCCGAAAGTATCTACCCATTTGCAAAAATGATGGAAGGAAAGCCTTACTCTTCCTCAGTGATGGAGCTTACTCTTCCTCAATGATGGAGATGGAGCACCGCATGCCAAAGGACGCCCCGCAACCAACTATGCTAAAGTCCTCCCCACCCTCTAGCACCGAAGAGGACACCAAGGGGGGGGGGGTGCCGAGATCGACACCAGAAAGCAACTTGCTCTCGGTTTGCCCTGGTCTATTGTAGCAAGGGGAAAACGAGTCGAGAAAAAGAGAATTGACCTACTTGAAGGTAAACATCTCTCCAAACAACCTTCTAGTTTTAAAACCATtagtattttttttgaaaataaaacCATTAGTATTTTAGAGATTAAGAAACCCCATTTGAGAATTTTCTTTCTAAATTATGGTTTTGCACAGTATTTATTTTATAAACTGCAACTTGAAAGTAGGCCTATATCTTATATTAAAATATTGTTTTACATCGACTGCTCCGGCAAATCCAAACATTGTTTCTACTGATTTGGTTGCACCCAATGAACTTTGATTATCCAAATTAAGTCTTACAACCTATACAGAAACCTGCCACCGCCAACTGGGCTCATTTTTTAATATAACAAAACAcaagcagcctgttcgctggttggtttctatgCTGATAAGCCCAgctgatgctggtttattgtgagagaaaaatattattggcaAGCTCTCACTGAAACCAATAAGCTCCTTAGAAAAAGATATTCATACAATACAATAAAGTTAATTGACTAATCTTTCTTTGTAAAAAGTTAATCACGACTCTGGTTGGTTTATAGTAGGAGCAATGCTAATAATACAGGCGGCAGGCCAAGACTTTTGCAGTGTTCTTTCAGCCCACCCATATAGTAGGTAGCTCTTTAATattaatacatggtccacttgtctctctcacacaGTTTCTCGGTTCTTGTATCTAAGCCGACGGTAAGCTTACAACCcacttctcttctttcttctccccTCTCTTCTCTGCCTCAGTATTCAGCCGGCTTTCAACCTGCTATTATACTTAATAATCGGTTAACCAAAACCCTTGAAGGCTGAAAGTGTAGTTTGATAAAACTCTGGATCCGTGCACCCACTCCAGGCGTCTCCGGTCCTGTCAATCCGTCAGTCTTACGACGCATTCGCCTTCGCGCTCACCCCAGCTCCAGTCCCTTCCCTCCAGAACCGAGATCCATCACCGCCCACCTCCACGGCTCGGCCGCCGCTCCGTCACTCGCGATGGCCGGCCGCCCGCGCCCGCAGACAGAGCTGCACTCGCCGTCCGCCTCCACGCGGCGGCGCGAGCGGTGGCTGGTCGTACTCGGCGTCGCGCTCCACGCCGTGTACATGCTCAGCATCTTCGACATCTACTTCAAGTCCCCCATCGTGCATGGCATGGATCCCGTGCCGCCCCGCCTCTCGGCGGCCCCCGCCAAgcgcctcgtcctcctcgtcggtgTGTGCCCTTGATCCTCCGATCCCGTCTCATTAAGCATAGGCTCGATGTTGGGTGTGTAATttggctctttttttttttttttttttttttttttttttttttttttttttggcgcgTGAAGCGGACGGGCTCAGGGCGGACAAGTTCTTCGAGCCGGACGAGCGGGGGAGGTACAGAGCGCCGTTCCTGCGCGGCGTGATCGAGGATAAGGGACGGTGGGGAGTCAGCCACGCGCGCCCGCCCACCGAGTCCAGGCCCGGCCATGTCTCCCTCATCGCTGGCTTCTATGAGGACCCCAGTGCTGTCACCAAAGGTGCGCTGCCCCGGTGCTAGTTCTAGTGTACCACTGCAGACTATTCGTGATTTAATTTGATGCAATGTTTTCACAAGTCTTTCAGTTTACTTCAATTTTCAAGTATGCTGCACTTTTAATGTGTAATTGCATTGCTTTGCCATTTTTAGTAGTTGTTGCTACTGGACTAGTATTAGCGGTACTCGTACCCTCATGGTTGTTAACCAAAAAACATGTACTGAATTATAGTGCTTAGTGCCAGTATTTTGTAGCTGAGAGAAATGTGTATAACTGACATCCTGCACATGGTTAACATTGCTTAGTTAAATTAAACATGTGTTATATGCTATGCCCTATAGTGAAATAGTGAGTATTGTATTTGGCAGGATGGAAGGCCAATCCAGTTGAGTTTGATTCTGTATTCAATCAGAGTCGGCACACTATCTCATTTGGAAGTCCAGATATTGTTCCTATATTCTGCAGCAACCTACCTCACAGTACCTGGGGCACTTATCCCCATGAATATGAAGACTTTGCAACAGGTCAGATTTATTGGCAGTACCTGTAGCCTCCTGAAGCTTAAGCCATTATTATGATATTCTATTTTTGTAACTGCCTTACCAGTACTGTCGTATTCATGGAATCACATTGTGCTTTTCTCGATGGACTAGATAACTTTGTGATTTCTCATACTGCACATCCTTTCTTCCTGAAATATTGATATTAGTCTAAAAGTTCATCTTGCAGAaggattatatatataaattatttttgaaaTTATTTTCTTACTCTTGGTCTGAGCCTCTGAGGTTTTTTTACCACAATCACAACTACTATAATGAATTTTACAGATGTGCAGGTTAATTCGTAACTAATAAATCTGTTCTGAGGCAAATTGTATAAATAATTCAGTTTCCTCTTTAAATACATGAAGGATGTGCCCCTCTTCAAATAAAACAGTATTGACTCAACACCACAGAGTCTAAATAATCATTCCTCTGCTTTTGCAATTAATTTTCCTTTTGGAATCATGTTTTTTACTTTGTCAGAGACCTTGATTGCAGATGCATCATTTCTGGATCATTGGTCATTTGACCAGTTTCAAGGTCTTATCAACAGGTCTTTTGACGATGTTAAATTGAGGCAGTTACTCCTACAAGATAAGTTGGTTATATTTCTGCACTTGCTGGGTTGTGATACCAATGGCCATGCACACCGACCCTATTCAAGCATCTATCTAAACAATGTCAAGGTTGTTGATCAAATAGCTGAAAGTATGTACAATCTCATGGAGAACTACTTCAATGATAATCAAACAGCATATGTGTTTACTGCAGATCATGGAATGAGTGACAAAGGTAAGTTACACAccaaatggtttcacaaatatATTTTTTGCTGCTCATGTTTATATAGTTTTTAGAGCTAGGTTCCTTGCCAGGATTCAGGATGTTGGAGGCAACTGACTGGTTATGTTTTTCTGGGAGAGTGTGGCATCTCTGCTGTCACCACCAGGAAACTGTAAACCTGATGAACTTGAAACATTCCAATTTTAATTTGAAAGTTGGGAATTAAATTAGATTTGAATACTACCATAGTACCATCCCCCATATCTGTCTTCCCACCTTGACAACGACGATCGTCAATGAGCGAAATGACCGGGTTGCAGTGGGGCATGAGGCCCCGTCAGTCTTAGCCCGGGTGGATGGATGAGCTAGCGCTTCGGTGTTCTGTCGCAAATCTTAGTACCATGTAATTCACTATAAGTATACGTCTGTACATCTGTATGTCTGCCTGGCCTGATTGTGTGTTCTCCACCTCTTTGGTAATTCCGGGTATCTTGCCCGTGGGCTGCCAAAGCGCTATGAAACTCTTCCCTCTTAATGAAACATGGTCATGGGCACgttcacacacacaaaaaaaatctcTTCCCACCTTAGCAAAAATACAGAAAGGAAAATAAGACCATTCCATTGCAAATCTATGCATATAGATGTGGAAAGTATCCCCTAATCAGCAGCTGCCCAAAATGAATGGCTTATTGGTCACAGTAATTCAATCTGGATTGCACATTAGTTGCATTACCTACCTACAAGGTTACTCATTTTATGCTCCATAGCGCCTAGGCAGCCACATTCTTTAGTTGTATTGACAAATCCAATCCTGACATGTAATGCTTTCTAGCACACTAAATTTAGTTGCACACGTGCACTTTATGGTTTATGCAATGCTGTCTTGGGTCAATCACAAGGATGAGGGTCATTGACCCATTAGGCTATTACTAATTGCAAAGGCTTCATTTTTATTGGTTAACTTGTTAGTATATTATAGGTTAGTACTCTATATTACTCCTTTATTATGATGCCAAAATGCTAAAGCACTGCTACCTACAGGAAGCCATGGAGACGGACACCCTTCAAATACAGATACTCCTCTTGTAGCATGGGGTGCTGGAATTAGAAGCCCAAAGTTCCTGGATTATACAGAGAAACCTGATGATGGCTTTCGGTTTGTAGATGACCACAAACATGATACACCCACTCCAAAAGACTGGGCCCTTGAAGGCTTTGAAAGAGTAGATGTCAACCAGGCTGACATAGCTCCCCTAATGGTGGCTTGAAAATCTCCTTGTGCAACCATATATTCAGTTCTTCAGTTGCATTTAGTTTTCTTAAGTAAaccctttttcttttctccatTCTTCACAACTTTTGCAGGCTACACTTGTGGGTTTGCCATGCCCGATGAATTCTGTGGGGAGCTTACCTACTCCTTATTTGAAACTAAGCAAGGTCAGATAATAACTGTACGCTATGCAAAAAATATATTGCGCTTGGCTCAACACTGCTTGTTAAAGTTTGTTCCCTATATTTATACAGGCTGATGAAGTTGAAGCTGTTCTGGCCAATACAAAGCAAATTCTTAACCAGTTTCTCCGAAAGTCACGTATCCTTTCAAAACAATTTTTGCTACATACTTGAACTTCAAAATTTTCCTACTCCATGCTTATAAGCTTGTGTGTGGTAGTGTGAATGGGTGCTAGAAGCATCATTGTTGATCTGTTATCGGAGTCACCCATAACAGTAGGCTACTCCATGCTGTTAGCTATGAATCTCATCGTGTCATtcaatttccttttttttcctaATGCAAATTTTATGATGACCAAGGCTACCAAATTAAACAATAAATCATACTGTTACTCCTAAGCATGTCTTCCCTTATCGATCTCAGAGCTGAAGGAATCCAGTTCACTCTACTTCAAACCTTTTAAGCCACTGGCAAACTTTTCTTTAGTGCTCAGTCAGATTGAGGATCTTATATCTGGAAGGGACTATGAAACTGCCATGGAGCAATCTGAGGAGCTCCGAAGGCTGGCTCTTGCTGGTCTTCATTATTTCCAAACATATGATTGGTTCATGTTAATGACTACAATTACCCTTGGATATATTGGATGGATGGTGAACCTCATTATACATGTGTTACAGTCTTATACATCATTTCCTGCAATTCTTCTCAAGAGGGCTCAATTGTATCCTGAGAATACATCCATGAAAGTATGGTAGCTTTCCACTCTTTCCTTATTAAATttatgtctttttttttttatgtTACAAAACATATGCTTCTGTTTTCGTTTTACTCAATCTAGATTGCAGCTAATATGTTTTTGTTCAAACTCATTATGTTTTTCTGTTTGCATTTttcccagttttttttttttggcctttGCAGAACTGATACTGTAGAATCCAAAGGTTTGGTTCTGCATATAGAGCGCATGCATTGGATTGAATTAGGGCCGCATACTATTCATTTTTGTGCAATCAAAGTTGCTCATCAAATTTGACAACTACATTAATTTCATGCTGATCTGCATGGTCACATAGTTAAGATGATTTGATTTTATCTCCTCTGGTTGCAGGTTTATATTGGTGGATGCCTCTTTATGGGTTTGTCATCCATTATACTACTTCTAGAGAAATCACCACTTCTTTACCATGCTTATGTATTTATGACAATattcctttggacaagaattgtACAAAACTTTGAATTTTTGAAGGCCGTATGGAGAGAACTAGCTAATAGGCCCTTCAAGTACATTTTTAATCTCCTGACCAATTCAGTTGTTGCACTGCTTGTATTGGAGTTTCTGGTATGTACCCACTTGTTGACACATCAATCATTTTAAGACTTCATGAGatttgatgtgaaatttgatacTTGTGGGCAGGTTATGAGCTTCTTTGATAGGAAAATTTATACGTGGTGCTTCTTGGTACTTGGGATACTCGGTTCAACTTATGTAGCCTTGTTTATTCAAGCTAGCCCTGCACTCGCAATATACATATGGCTTGCTTGCTGGTTCCTGTCTGTATTCACTTTGATGCCAGCTGAAATTCCAGAAAACAACAACTTGGTGTATGCTTCTTTCACTGACAGGATTCATGCATTTCCCCCCTTACATTTTATCCTGTGCCAGTAGAGAAGTAGctgttacatatatatagtaaTATTGTTTAATGCTGTTACGTGTCATTCATGATTTCTTAAGAAgctgctagccatctagatgttGTCAAATATTGTTTAATTGGTTGTTTCCTTGCAGCTTTTAGTCTGATGAATTCTTTATATGCAGAATTTTTAGTGGAGGGCTCATAATACTTATTGGATTAGCTTCAAGATGGATTAAATCAAATAGTTCCAGCTTTTGGCTATATCTCACTCGAGCAAATAAACGGGATCCTCAATCCTTTAAACTGTATTTTGTTCAGGTGCAGAACTCAAATGGTTATATCCTGTGGTTGGCATTTCTTTCTTGGAAGTTCAAGTTTGAGACATTGTTTTCAACCGTTTATCATGTTTTAGGTAATTTTAGTTGCAATATCTTCGATAATGGTGTGGCTATCTACCTCACATCGGTCCCAGAACAGAGAATTGCACTCACTGCACCAGTTGATCAATTGGTCTGTAGCTGGTAAGTCACTCAAGTTTGTTATTTGTGCTGTTAATTGTCTACAGTGTCATTGGATCCTCATTTTATGGTGATATCTGATTTGTTTACACATCGTGTCTTCTACTATAAAGCAACAGCTTACCAGTCTAAACCCTACAGGCCTACACACAGCTAGCTTTTGTATGTAGTATGTCTACGTATGCATGCTTATGTTTGCATCAATCTAAGGGTCTGGCGAAGCTTACTCGTCTTATAGTTTAGGTTCTTAATCTGTTTTCAGTTTTAACACTACTTGTTTTATCTAGTTCAAAAATACATCTTGTCCAAGTGAGTTTTACAGACCCACTGGGCCAGAAGCTACTCAAGCCCAGACATTTACTTTTCTACTTAGAGGCCTCTGCGTCTTGGAGCAAATGTAAGGTCTGCCCAAGGACTGATGGGCTTAGGTAAATATTTAATGCATTCCCCAAGGGGAGAGGTTATTTTTTTGGAGGGAAACTATGTGTTTTGCGATTTCGTGCTCCGTGGTTAGGACCTCTAAGGAGCACCAATGGTTGGACTTGAGTGTCAAGAATGACGCTGGGTCTTATTTGGCAATTTTTGAACTGTGGGCTTGATTTAATCCTTTACTTGGGCATAGAAAAAACACAATATTGAGTGGTAGCTCTTTCAAAAAGCAATATTGAGTGGCAGTAAATAAAATGAATAAAAAATGTTCAAGGTCCTTGAAATGCTTTTATTATATTCCTGATGGATCTTTCCCTTAGCATCCTTATGTACATTTGTAGCTGGAGCTCTGGTTCTTTGCCTTTTGTTCTATAATGAAATATGTTGATAAAGGTTGGTTACAGTACTGAATACTGATAACCAGATTTTCTAAAACCAGCTCGGGTTCCACACAGCTGTTTTTCTGAAACCTTCTGAATGCTATCAATGGCCTGTAAAGTTGGCTGGCATTATTCTAATAAATGTATCCTCCACTGAATTATGAAAAGGATATAAAATAATAATTTTCCTATCCTACAATTCATAGCCTCTTTTTGGTTACTGTTTTTTTAATGGAAATATAAAGTGAGTTGTACTGGCACACATTCAGAGAAATAACTGTGCAGAGAAAAGATGCGAAATGGAAAATTGGTCCCCGCTTCTGGCCTCTGGGGAATAACTGTAAGCCTATAACCCCAGGTGGAAACATTCTAAACTTTAACAGGTCTACATCATTTTGGGGCTTTGTCCATTGGAAATCTTGTTGAGCCCTTTAAATATGACACATTCTTTTTGAAGCCAAGCCTAGTGTTCATCCTGAACTTGTGAGCTTTTTGGTTCTACTCTTTTAATGTGTCATATATTTGGCAGGTGTTGCTATGGTGCTACCTCTTTTCTCACCACCTAGTGTTCTATCCCGTCTTACATCTATATTCTTGGGTTTTGCTCCTCCATTTCTGCTGCTTTCTATTGGGTATGCTGTTACCTTCTGGTGTAGTTTATACATCAATTTCTTTTTGCTGTGCCTGAGCTCTTAACATGAAAATGATtgttcaaattttgttaaatCTTCACAGCTATGAAGCAGTTTTCTATAGCGCTTTTGCAATGGTACTCATTGGATGGATATTTTTGGAATCTGCCAACCTGTATTGCTCAGAAGAAAGTGGTTCTGCACGTTGCAGAAGCCTTGCGGATGACTCAGTTTTTGGTTATGAAGAAAGACACCTACGACTATCTGATTTAA encodes:
- the LOC136477542 gene encoding uncharacterized protein, translating into MAGRPRPQTELHSPSASTRRRERWLVVLGVALHAVYMLSIFDIYFKSPIVHGMDPVPPRLSAAPAKRLVLLVADGLRADKFFEPDERGRYRAPFLRGVIEDKGRWGVSHARPPTESRPGHVSLIAGFYEDPSAVTKGWKANPVEFDSVFNQSRHTISFGSPDIVPIFCSNLPHSTWGTYPHEYEDFATDASFLDHWSFDQFQGLINRSFDDVKLRQLLLQDKLVIFLHLLGCDTNGHAHRPYSSIYLNNVKVVDQIAESMYNLMENYFNDNQTAYVFTADHGMSDKGSHGDGHPSNTDTPLVAWGAGIRSPKFLDYTEKPDDGFRFVDDHKHDTPTPKDWALEGFERVDVNQADIAPLMATLVGLPCPMNSVGSLPTPYLKLSKADEVEAVLANTKQILNQFLRKSQLKESSSLYFKPFKPLANFSLVLSQIEDLISGRDYETAMEQSEELRRLALAGLHYFQTYDWFMLMTTITLGYIGWMVNLIIHVLQSYTSFPAILLKRAQLYPENTSMKVYIGGCLFMGLSSIILLLEKSPLLYHAYVFMTIFLWTRIVQNFEFLKAVWRELANRPFKYIFNLLTNSVVALLVLEFLVMSFFDRKIYTWCFLVLGILGSTYVALFIQASPALAIYIWLACWFLSVFTLMPAEIPENNNLVIFSGGLIILIGLASRWIKSNSSSFWLYLTRANKRDPQSFKLYFVQVILVAISSIMVWLSTSHRSQNRELHSLHQLINWSVAGVAMVLPLFSPPSVLSRLTSIFLGFAPPFLLLSIGYEAVFYSAFAMVLIGWIFLESANLYCSEESGSARCRSLADDSVFGYEERHLRLSDLRIPLLFVILFNVAFFGTGNFASIASFEISSVYRFITVFSPFLMAGLLIFKLFIPFMLVICTFSAITKVVRIPRLGCYFLVILLSDVMTIHFFFLVRNTGSWMEIGNSISHFGIVSAQVVFVLLLFALTNIYTRDILVSSRQLTARKVM